A window of Aliarcobacter trophiarum LMG 25534 contains these coding sequences:
- a CDS encoding DNA-directed RNA polymerase subunit omega encodes MERLEERISKALKQVDNDRYILAIAVGQRADELSKGAKPLLSHNTQKMKYTDIAIDEIASGLLKINGLTDKK; translated from the coding sequence GTGGAAAGATTAGAAGAGAGAATTTCAAAAGCTTTAAAGCAAGTTGATAATGATAGATACATTTTAGCAATTGCAGTTGGACAAAGAGCAGACGAGTTAAGTAAAGGTGCAAAACCACTTTTAAGTCATAATACTCAAAAAATGAAATATACAGATATAGCAATTGATGAGATAGCAAGTGGATTGCTAAAAATCAACGGTCTTACTGATAAAAAATAG